In Candidatus Poribacteria bacterium, one genomic interval encodes:
- a CDS encoding sulfatase, protein MNFILLNPDELRAESIECYGHPLVQTPGMDRLASLGTRFDQCHIQHTVCTPSRCSFMTGLYASTRGHRTLWHSLRPYEPHLFRYLHEAGYDIRWYGKNDMLVHPEVGDCITEARGGGRVFADPLHEPDDPRRYTFLSHPFDGAVEEHGDARCYRMAMDFLQSRPKEPFCVFLPTVLPHPPYGAPEPWHSMYDIRDIPALRPPVDGKPDFHDLIRRYRRLDELDEGVFRQVNAVYLGMTTFVDRLIGELLDTVEAMGYLENTAIILWSDHGDWAGDFGLVEKWPSALDDTLTRVPLIVVAPDGKRGHVSRQPVEAFDVMATVLDLAGIEPRHTHFARSLVPLTRGSPADMTRAVFAEGGYDAFEPHCFEGRSVGDQAGRDSSHVYYPKGRQQQDHPLSVCRTTMIRMRDVKLIYRPNGRSELYDLTTDPRELVNRYDDPALARLRHRLTLDLLDWSITRADTTPFDEDPRGLPRS, encoded by the coding sequence ATGAACTTCATCCTGCTCAACCCGGACGAGCTGCGCGCCGAGTCCATCGAGTGCTACGGACATCCGTTGGTCCAGACCCCCGGCATGGATCGTCTGGCGAGCCTCGGCACACGGTTCGACCAGTGCCATATCCAGCACACGGTCTGTACGCCGTCGCGGTGCAGTTTCATGACGGGGCTCTACGCCTCGACGCGGGGTCACCGAACGCTGTGGCACTCCCTTCGCCCGTACGAGCCGCACCTGTTCCGCTACCTCCACGAGGCGGGATACGACATAAGGTGGTACGGCAAGAACGACATGCTGGTGCACCCGGAGGTGGGGGACTGCATCACGGAGGCGCGCGGCGGCGGGCGCGTGTTCGCCGACCCTCTCCACGAGCCGGACGACCCGCGACGCTACACCTTCCTGAGCCATCCCTTCGACGGCGCGGTCGAGGAACACGGAGACGCGCGCTGCTACCGGATGGCAATGGACTTCCTGCAGTCCCGTCCCAAGGAACCATTCTGCGTGTTCCTGCCGACCGTTCTGCCGCATCCGCCGTACGGCGCGCCGGAACCGTGGCACAGCATGTACGACATCCGCGACATCCCCGCGCTGCGTCCGCCCGTCGACGGGAAGCCGGACTTCCACGACCTGATCCGCCGGTACCGCCGCCTGGATGAGCTCGACGAGGGCGTCTTCCGACAGGTGAACGCGGTCTACCTCGGCATGACGACGTTCGTCGACCGACTGATCGGCGAGCTTCTCGACACCGTCGAAGCGATGGGCTACCTCGAGAACACGGCGATCATCCTGTGGTCGGATCACGGCGACTGGGCGGGCGACTTCGGACTCGTCGAGAAGTGGCCCAGCGCGCTGGACGACACGCTGACCCGCGTTCCGCTGATCGTCGTGGCACCGGACGGGAAACGAGGGCACGTGAGCCGTCAGCCGGTGGAAGCGTTCGACGTGATGGCGACCGTTCTCGATCTCGCCGGCATCGAGCCTCGGCACACGCACTTCGCCAGGTCGCTGGTTCCCCTGACACGAGGAAGTCCCGCCGACATGACGCGCGCCGTCTTCGCCGAAGGCGGCTACGACGCGTTCGAGCCGCACTGCTTCGAGGGAAGGAGTGTCGGAGACCAGGCGGGACGCGATTCGAGCCACGTCTACTACCCGAAAGGCAGGCAGCAGCAGGATCACCCTCTGTCCGTCTGCCGAACGACGATGATCCGCATGCGAGACGTCAAGCTCATCTACCGACCCAACGGACGGAGCGAGCTCTACGACCTAACAACCGATCCGAGAGAGCTCGTCAACCGGTACGACGACCCAGCGCTCGCGCGCTTACGGCATCGACTGACCCTCGACCTGCTCGACTGGTCGATCACCCGCGCCGACACGACGCCTTTCGACGAAGACCCGCGCGGACTGCCGCGTTCCTAG
- a CDS encoding phytanoyl-CoA dioxygenase family protein gives MVPTFARADRDGILTFFKANLYAVIRDGMDAADVRVLNDFVDRSQQRIPDEWGVGKHALLSHGQILVEHPELDRFVQYPGVFELVRSILGDDIRFAQFDFRDAPPENSREVGMAFHQDRPQITRRNWDETHLYECAYACTITYLTDVQECCPCFCVVPNSHRYETMDQARAELPGYCELPIRGKAGTTILYNIAIYHTRLAGTCNHGRRTQHTYFSRAASPVLTNWALIPERLACHDDPATRAFYSQWTPAGTEYAGKHFARR, from the coding sequence GTGGTTCCGACATTCGCGCGAGCCGACCGCGACGGCATCCTGACCTTCTTCAAGGCGAACCTCTACGCCGTCATTCGCGACGGCATGGACGCCGCCGATGTGCGGGTCCTCAACGACTTCGTGGATCGGTCCCAGCAGCGGATTCCCGACGAATGGGGCGTCGGGAAACACGCCCTCCTGTCGCATGGGCAGATCCTGGTGGAGCACCCGGAGCTCGACCGGTTCGTCCAGTACCCTGGCGTCTTTGAGCTGGTTCGGTCGATCTTGGGAGACGACATCCGGTTCGCCCAGTTCGACTTCCGCGACGCGCCGCCGGAGAACAGCCGGGAAGTTGGCATGGCGTTCCACCAGGATCGACCGCAGATCACCCGACGCAATTGGGATGAGACCCATCTGTACGAATGCGCCTACGCCTGCACGATCACCTACTTGACCGACGTGCAGGAGTGCTGCCCGTGCTTCTGCGTCGTTCCGAACAGCCACCGGTACGAGACGATGGATCAGGCGCGCGCCGAGTTGCCCGGCTACTGCGAGCTACCGATCCGCGGCAAGGCGGGAACCACGATCCTCTACAATATCGCGATCTACCACACGCGGTTGGCGGGAACCTGCAACCACGGTCGGCGCACGCAGCACACCTATTTCAGCCGCGCGGCGAGCCCCGTCCTGACCAACTGGGCGCTCATTCCAGAGCGGCTGGCGTGCCACGACGACCCGGCGACGCGCGCGTTCTACAGCCAGTGGACGCCGGCAGGGACCGAGTACGCCGGAAAGCACTTCGCCAGGCGGTGA
- a CDS encoding helix-turn-helix domain-containing protein, whose translation MSDVWLALSEAASLVQEQFAREGRTISRKTVSRWASDGKVSAARRGSRWFIERESLLKYLGELLAGSVDVTPAQPEPANRLREQIARRNAQFLRDLEAGID comes from the coding sequence ATGAGCGATGTATGGCTTGCGCTCAGCGAGGCGGCGTCTCTGGTGCAGGAGCAGTTCGCTCGCGAAGGGCGCACGATTTCGCGAAAGACCGTCAGCCGCTGGGCGAGCGACGGCAAGGTGAGCGCAGCGAGGCGAGGGAGCCGCTGGTTCATCGAGCGCGAGTCGCTGCTGAAGTATCTCGGGGAGCTGCTGGCGGGCTCGGTCGACGTGACGCCCGCACAGCCGGAGCCTGCCAACCGACTCCGCGAGCAGATCGCGCGACGAAACGCCCAGTTCCTCCGCGACCTCGAAGCCGGGATCGACTGA
- a CDS encoding MFS transporter produces MDSTPRNHQRCEEPTISRELAWLSVAYLFLFCGASHQQFLVAYLNETLGWGETIAQSVLGTVYVSFMFWRVLVGATIRRLGDYLSNVVGAATYPLFVLAVWVASYLSGPAGGVAIAFLAAAVWGWGAASMWLTSGAQVLDASRTSRYGFASGVFHASSNIGFALGVLLFDWLLRSQGGTVAAHRWRLGLTAATMALGVLCLARLPRADAPRTVGLRTALRYMAHPRLRIAAFLMAASSVGFGLMLSVFPAFIRETLTHPLLSTAAFFPLARALLSLTGSPASDKWGRGAVLFVSFGIGAAGLGAASAVPAAWSAALAAFLLGLLGGLVPPVASALVGDVADSAERPSALGAVFFWRDLGVVLVFVVSITRALGGLSLDPRGLFGAFAVLFGVCAVLSAILVAHESRRDTAAHR; encoded by the coding sequence ATGGATTCGACGCCGCGAAACCACCAGCGTTGTGAGGAGCCTACGATCTCACGCGAACTCGCATGGCTCTCCGTCGCCTACCTGTTCCTCTTCTGCGGCGCGTCGCACCAGCAGTTCCTGGTCGCCTACCTGAACGAGACGCTCGGATGGGGCGAGACCATCGCCCAGAGCGTTCTGGGCACCGTCTACGTCAGCTTCATGTTCTGGCGCGTCCTCGTCGGCGCGACGATTCGACGGCTCGGAGACTACCTCTCCAACGTCGTGGGTGCGGCGACCTACCCGCTCTTCGTGCTCGCCGTGTGGGTCGCCTCGTACCTGAGCGGTCCTGCCGGGGGCGTCGCCATTGCGTTCCTCGCGGCGGCGGTATGGGGGTGGGGGGCGGCGTCGATGTGGCTCACCAGCGGAGCCCAGGTGCTGGACGCCTCGCGGACATCGCGCTACGGCTTCGCCTCGGGCGTGTTCCACGCGTCGTCGAACATCGGGTTCGCCCTCGGAGTGCTGCTGTTCGACTGGCTGCTTCGGTCACAGGGCGGAACCGTCGCCGCACACCGATGGCGTCTGGGTCTGACCGCCGCCACCATGGCGCTGGGCGTCCTGTGTCTGGCCCGGCTGCCGCGCGCTGACGCACCCCGCACCGTCGGTCTGCGAACGGCGCTCCGCTACATGGCGCATCCCAGACTGCGCATCGCCGCGTTCCTGATGGCGGCATCGTCGGTCGGATTCGGACTGATGCTGAGCGTCTTCCCGGCGTTCATCCGCGAGACGTTGACGCATCCGCTGCTCAGCACGGCGGCGTTCTTCCCACTGGCGCGAGCCCTTCTGAGCCTGACGGGGAGCCCGGCTTCGGATAAGTGGGGGCGCGGCGCGGTACTATTCGTCTCGTTCGGGATCGGTGCGGCGGGGCTCGGTGCGGCGTCGGCAGTACCCGCAGCGTGGAGCGCGGCGCTCGCTGCGTTCTTGCTGGGATTGCTGGGCGGACTGGTTCCGCCGGTGGCTTCGGCACTTGTCGGCGATGTCGCAGACAGCGCCGAGCGCCCGTCGGCGTTGGGCGCGGTCTTCTTCTGGCGCGATCTTGGTGTCGTGCTCGTTTTCGTGGTAAGCATAACGCGCGCCCTCGGAGGCTTGAGCCTCGATCCACGAGGTCTCTTCGGGGCGTTCGCCGTTCTCTTTGGCGTCTGTGCCGTGCTGTCGGCAATCCTCGTGGCTCATGAGAGCCGCCGCGATACGGCAGCCCATCGTTGA
- a CDS encoding SDR family NAD(P)-dependent oxidoreductase produces the protein MTDRETDRVTTYEPQTVLVTGGAGFIGSHVVEHLLMAGCRVVGYDNFDPFYAREQKRANVAAFAGNPNAAWVEGDIRDRLQLEKTFDTHRPDAVVHLAARAGVRTSVAQATLYTDVNVQGTLNVLEAASRGSVKSFVFGSSSSVYAGTDVPFREESSADHPYSPYAATKRAGELLAYTHSHLYGLPVTCLRFFSVYGPRLRPDLAIYKFAHLIDTEQEVPIYGDGSAERDCTYVSDIVEGVVAALRRPRPYDIINLGDSRTVTVSRIVELLEQRIGKKARCVHYDVNPSDAPITHADISKARRLLGYQPRVLFEEGIERFVDWFRSRPTL, from the coding sequence GTGACGGATCGTGAGACCGACCGAGTTACGACGTACGAGCCCCAGACCGTCCTTGTGACGGGTGGCGCGGGGTTCATCGGTTCCCATGTCGTCGAGCATCTACTGATGGCTGGGTGTCGGGTCGTCGGCTACGACAACTTCGATCCGTTCTACGCCCGCGAGCAGAAGCGAGCGAACGTCGCAGCCTTCGCCGGGAACCCCAACGCCGCATGGGTCGAGGGGGACATCCGGGATCGACTCCAGCTCGAGAAGACGTTCGACACGCATCGACCCGACGCCGTCGTCCACTTGGCAGCGAGAGCGGGCGTGCGTACGTCGGTCGCCCAGGCGACCCTCTACACGGACGTCAACGTGCAGGGAACGCTGAACGTGCTCGAAGCGGCTTCGAGAGGATCGGTCAAGAGCTTCGTCTTCGGCAGTTCCTCATCCGTCTACGCAGGAACCGACGTGCCGTTCCGAGAGGAATCGAGCGCCGATCACCCTTATTCGCCCTATGCCGCGACGAAACGCGCCGGAGAGTTGCTCGCGTACACGCATTCACACCTCTACGGTCTGCCCGTGACGTGTCTGCGGTTCTTCAGCGTTTACGGACCGAGGCTCCGTCCCGATCTGGCGATCTACAAGTTCGCCCACTTGATCGATACGGAGCAGGAAGTCCCGATCTACGGTGACGGTTCCGCCGAGCGCGACTGCACCTACGTCAGCGACATCGTCGAAGGCGTGGTCGCCGCCCTTCGCCGTCCTCGTCCGTACGACATCATCAACCTGGGCGACTCGCGCACCGTGACCGTGTCCCGCATCGTCGAGCTCCTGGAACAGCGCATCGGCAAGAAGGCGCGGTGCGTCCACTACGACGTGAACCCCAGCGATGCGCCGATCACGCACGCCGATATCTCCAAGGCGCGACGGTTGCTCGGATACCAGCCGCGAGTGCTGTTCGAGGAAGGGATCGAGCGCTTCGTCGATTGGTTCCGCTCGCGCCCAACTCTTTGA